AACAATAATTTACTTTTGGGATTAAAATATGTGAAATAAGAATTCAAAAGTTTGGTGttgtttttaaaattctaatcaAATTGAAGAAATGCCATGCGATATTTTCTCATCGGGTCCTTTTCCATTGGAGTCCCGACATTTACTAAATCCCACCAAACAGCTAGAGTCTCTAATTAGGAGAACAAATTCCAACAATATTTAATAATGAAtatcaattactccctccgtcccgcactactcgcacgtatttcctttttgggcatcccaagttacttgcactctttccatttttagtaaaaattttcacctatagccgtcatttttgactttcctatacactcattccttaatctccgtgccgaaaaggaaatgagcgaatagctcggaacggagggagtattacataACAGACTACTGATTTGACAAAAGTGCAGAATAGACCTGCTAAATGTCTGCAAAAGTGCAGAGTAGGCTGACAAGGGTTGGTAATTTGTCTAAAATGCCCTGCTGAGGCATAAGGGTATTATAGTccgaaaaatggctacaaatatacgatacgtgattatgttaaaggacagagacttgtggcgatatttttaaaagtcaggggtctggagtgaaacaaatggaaacgtcagggacattttatgtagttcactcctATAATTATATATACCCATTCTAACATTTGAAGTGTAAATGAGATTATGCTAAAATATTAATAACTACTCCTAATATGATATTTCAATCTCCAAATAAGATGAAATTCAAAAGTGATTTATTACTATCTTAAAAAAGCTGGGTGAGTTGAAGCCCAcatgtcatttttttttatcgttcAAGGCCAAGTAGTGACACACAAAAAGTTAACTTTCATCAAATTCATAGTACTgtattttttcttcttatatttCTAAATTATTAAATCCCATATCATTTGTTATTCAACATATCAAATGAAAACTTAggtaaaaatatatattcagagcacccgcaacgcgtcgcgcgggTGTCTCGTATCTCGTCCCTCTGAAacgagacggcagcgagacgcgttgcagcgtcctgTCTCGTCCAGGTCTCGCCGAGAAGCCCATCCCACCGACACGGATGGCGCGCCAGCTTGCCACGCGCCCAcgcgacgtggcgcgcgctggcgctaggcgtgatgcccactcgccggcccgcgagtgggcttcgtcaagctgacgcaataaattatttttttaaaaaaatcgaatttaataaaaaaataaaattaaaaattcaaacggtaatgttaccgttttcgaccatttttttttgttttttctttttttactctataaatactcctatttcatcctcattatacacacaaacacacatttattcttcccaaatcatctccatttcctcgccaattttcatctaacctctccgattttcatcacaaaatgtccggtgacggaaactccggcgggtttgacatcaacgcgtttggcgactggggggcatgtacaatgtcttgggtggttccggttccagtTCGTCGACACCGGGCACCCaaggttcgtcgacgccggcggggtaccaactaccccattttgatgtggatgtatacgctcgtccctccgccccgaggtattcacatggattatcccaaattagggaggattatccggatgatcccaatccggaaggaggacgaggcggtggtagctccagggcattcgacgccgtggaggaagagaaggaggcggccgaggaggaggaggatttAGGCCGtcatccgtacagccgcaaggactcGATGGctctgtacaacgcctggatcagcgtctcgtacgatcccatcgtcgggaatcaacaatcccgaaAGTGCTTTtaggaaaaggtcaccgaggtctacaacgagattaagccgaaggggtccagccgccgcacattgaagatgctccgaagtcattttgaccgagtcgatagagaggtcaaaaaattctgcggcatctacaagaacgaagcggctcattaccaaagcagAGCCACTGGATCCGACATTCTGatatcggctttgcgagtctatttcgacgacaatgggaaataattcaaacatgtcgatgtttgggaggccatCAAAGACGTCAAAAGGTGGGCCgacggtgtccagtccagcacgggctcgacctcgaaactcatgaagcacacgacgggtggccaatactcgtctagtgggggcggttcaggtagcgccgcacaagaggttgtctcgcaggaggttgagggcacgacagacgatgcaGGGGGTCCTCCGGTGGGCACCGTCGGCCGCAAGAGACCAAGGcagcgaaggcggctagagggaggaggggccgaggctaatcaagccaggcgggttcccaagggccgccctcctccctaatgtccatgtacttcaccgccacaaTGACGGACACTTCCCGGATGACGCCcgcccaatatcaagcccatcatgccgacattgtgtatctggcgggacaacttggtCTTCCGCCTCCATtcggtgcaccgccaccgccttcgggggatgattcgccggcggagtagtttttataatttctataaaattgtattttaaattatttctttttttatttattttgccacgaatttaattatgtatttttttaggattttaagttgtaattttattttatttaatgaagtgtgcttttattaattcaatttgttggaaataaaaataaaaaatgaaattgaatgaatagttaaacgatgagatggttaagagacggataagagatggagggttgcaggtgctgtctcttatttaagagatggagtgaaaagtatagtggagcccatgaatagttaagagatgagacggttaaaagACGGATAAGAAATAGCGTTGCGAATGGTCTCATATGATataatcataaaaataatgtaGTGATACATTACAAATCACTATTTAGATTTTAGAGTGATtcaacatatcatttcaaacgGGTTACATACTAATAAAAGTATAGTAGTAATAACTATTTGTGCTTGCATTGACAACGTAGTTGGTTCTGGAGAGGCAGAGTTACATGAATAATAATAActatttgtaattttgtataGTGTTAGATTGTGAAATAGCCTGTGTCAAATCAATCTTTTTGGTTAGTCAATTACTATATATCAGTCAAAATAAGGAAACTAATGTTATAGACTTGCAAAAGTTTAGGACGCAAAATCAATCTTTAATAATCCAGCTATGAATGAATCTGGACTTTATGAGGGCGTTATTCAATTGGATAAGTCAAGCCCTCTTATTATTTATTACTTCCTCTTTATTTCTCTTCGGATTCGGTATCtccataattaaattaatttaatttcgtCCAAATGTGACATTTTAACAAAAATTATAGTACGTACAAAAACTAAATTACGTCAACTTATTCAAATTCCTAATAATTAGCGTGGTTCCTGTGTATTTTGGCGATATTCctcatttataaaaaataattaagcaCCCAACCCCAATTAAAAAAGCACGATTTAGTGTCCATTTTAATTTGGCTTCGTTACTAACGATCCAAACTCAAAATGGGCCCTGTATTTTGTTATACACTACTAGTTTGGAGACATACTTCAAAATTTGTTATAGGTATTGTAATTTCGTCACAGTaacaaataataatgataaatttGATGTTTATAGGGCAAAGGATAAAACCCCAACATTAAAGTTTTATTTAAAGCGCATAGTTTTTTGGACGTAACCGAATAAAATAACGATCCTATTGAATAGGAGTCATCATTCGGATTGTGCAAAATGGCATGTTtgaatattcattattttttttcaattattcatTTTCTTATTCATATCAAATCAAAATGAGAAGAGGAGTAAATATGTAACGTAGTGTTACCGAATTTTACCTCTTGCTTAAACATCCAACGTCGAgctttcaataaaaatattactagtagtaCTGATTTCCATCAAACACTCAATTGTGTCGAACAATagaaaaattgattataatGGATCGACAACCATCTATGACGAAATCGCATTCGTCACAATAAATCCTATATTTAGTTGTCTAAAACGTTCAATTTAATTGCACCATTAATTTGGAAATTTCGACCAAACAATCGAAGTTATTGCTGTTGTTTGTAAAATGAAGTTACAAAAAAAAGGTGGAAACTGAATGGAAAGAGATGAAACCAAATAGCGTCCACATTCATCCCCCCAAAATTTGCCCCAACCTTATAAAAGCCAAGACAAATCACATCTCTTGTTAATTCGGTGCTCTTCCCACTCATCATCCAATCAACCACACAATTTCCCCAAAATACCCTCCCTCCCCCATCTTAATTCCACCATCACCCTCCTAATCCCAAATTCATTTCCTAATCTACCCCTAATTTAGGTCCATAAACCCACCCAATTATCCCACTAACCtcatctagagagagagagagagaggcaatAATGGCAGCAATGGCCTCTCTTCACCTCAAAACATCCCCACATTCCATCTCCAAATTACCAAATCCCTATtcccccgccgccgccgccgcctccgtagCCCTACCAATCCGCCGCCTCCGCGGGGCGACCCGGATTTCGGCATCCCTAATCGACCCGGACGGCGGGAGGCTGGTGGAGCTGTTCGTTCCGGAATCGGAGAAGGGATCGAAATTGAAGGCGGCGAATGAGCTTCCGAGGATCACGCTATCGGAAATCAATCTGCAATGGGTGCACGTGCTGAGCGAGGGGTGGGCCAGCCCGCTCAAGGGCTTCATGCGCGAAGCAGAGTTTCTCCAAACACTTCATTTCAACGCAATCCGACTCGAGAACGGGTCCGTCGTCAACATGTCGGTGCCGATCGTGCTCGCCATCGACGACGCCCAGAAGAGCCGGGTCGGGTCTTCTGCCAGCGTGGCGCTCGTCGATGATCGCGACAACGTCGTTGCTGTCTTAAGCAAGTAAGCCTTTGGTTTTATTTAATTTCGTCGCAAATTAATTTTGGTGAACACTTGTCGCAATCCTAGTATAGTACATGCATGTAACGGCGTCGTTTTGGGTAGTCAAAATAGGCGATGAATTGATGATGCTGTGAAATCAACCATGAAAAATGGAATTGATTTCGCTGTCAGCATAGCTGAGTTAGGTTTTGGGAactatttgaataaaaaacaaGTAATGATTAACCAAATTAATAGTTAGTGGAGTAGTTTATTATAATTGATGATTATAATATGAATCAATAATACATGTTACTGTTGAAAGTGTATGTTGGTGCTTGGCATGTTCTGTATGTGAAATGGGCTGACGCAGAAATTTAGGGGCTACATACATTCTACAAGATAATAATTCACACATATTATGAAAAATTCGAAGAAGAGTTAGCATGTTTTGCGATAATGATCGTATATTGAACTACAATGTGCAGTATCGAGATTTACAAACACAACAAAGAAGAAAGGATAGCAAGAACTTGGGGCACGACGGCACCCGGTCTGCCCTACGTCGACGAAGCCATCACTCATGCCGGGAACTGGCTTGTCGGTGGGGACCTAGAGGTCATAAATCCGGTCAAGTACGAGGATGGCCTTGACCGCTTCCGTCTCTCCCCTGCTCAGCTGCGCGACGAGTTTGAGAGGCGCAACGCAGATGCTGTTTTCGCGTTCCAGCTGAGGAACCCTGTCCACAACGGCCATGCGCTCTTGATGACAGACACTCGTCGTAGGCTGCTTGAGATGGGGTACAAGAACCCGGTGCTCTTGCTCCATCCCTTGGGAGGCTACACCAAGGCTGATGACGTGCCACTGAGCTGGCGGATGAAGCAGCACGAGAAGGTCAGTCCTCGGGTTGAGGCTTGTATGCTGCCTACTAGTCTGTTCAACTTAATGTTGTTGTGACATTAGTGTTCTCTTTTGATCAGGTGCTGGAAGATGGTGTTCTGGACCCGGAGACGACGGTTGTGTCGATCTTCCCGTCGCCAATGCACTATGCTGGCCCGACCGAGGTGCAGTGGCACGCAAAGGCTAGGATCAACGCAGGTGCCAACTTCTACATTGTGGGTCGGGATCCGGCTGGTATGGGACACCCGCTCGAGAAGAGAGACCTTTATGATGCAGATCACGGGAAGAAGGTGCTGAGCATGGCGCCCGGCTTGGAGCGCCTCAATATCCTTCCTTTCAAGGTATGGTGCCCAAAAATTGATACTTTAATCGATTCGTATACCTTTTTTGTAACAATAGTAACATGAAATTACTATTCCTCTCAGGTAGCTGCTTATGACAAGACTCAGAACAAAATGGCATTCTTTGATCCAACAAGGGCACAAGATTTTGTATTTATATCTGGCACAAAGGTAACTTCTTTCTCTAGTTAACAGAGCTATGAATTTGAATCTCATCAATGGTTGCAATCTgcagaattttttttctaattcttGATGTCTCTATCTGTGTGCAGATGCGTACACTTGCTAAGAACAAAGAAAGCCCGCCCGATGGTTTCATGTGCCCCGGTGGGTGGAAGGTTCTGGTGGACTACTACGACAGCCTTTCTCTCTCGGACAATGGGAGAGTGCCGGAGCCAATTCCGGCATAAGTATCATCACATGATGGGCTTGATAAAAGAAATTTGTGTGGATTGAATAAATGCCAAATGAGGCAAAACTCTTTGACTCAAATCTGTGTAACATAGTGCGATGAATGGCAGTTGGTGTGATATGTTTGTGTTTGCTTTGCTGCAACAAATAGATGATTGAATTTGGTGTAGATGTATGCATACATTGTCAAAGTATGAGCTGTTTGCATTGATTCAAGTTGGTATCTTGTTTgctttatagtatttttttagagGGATTTAGGTCCATATATCTTGAATGAAATTGGGGCAAAAAGATTATTGTTTTatcaatattcaattttcattactCTTTGTACTAGAAAGTTTTCAAATAAAGAATAGAGCAGATGCATTCTTTACTAATTGAATCTCGCCTTATATTCAGCAAATACAAATTGAAAGTGAAATTATCAAATACACAAAAAATcctgaaatattttatttacaagaGTAagacttttatttcatttttatcatttaaatGGGATGTGTTGCTGCTGCTATTAGAAGCACAACATAATGAATCCAAATAATGATTCAAGCATTTTTATGTCGATTTGTGATTTGATGTTCTAAGCTTCATGATGTTATCCGGTCATAGTCAAATGATGTATCATTTCCTTTTATTTCAATAGGATATAAATCCATTTTACCTTTATTGTAAATGAAATTAAAGAATCTCCCAAAAAGTATTGGATATTTATGATGAGATTTAGGCCACCGCCACCCTAAGCTTTACCACCAAAAAAAACTAATGCATAGATAGATCCCACAAATTCCAAATTTTAGTGGCGCTATAAACTTTTTTTGGCTCCATCATTAGCGCAACTttgtaaagaaataaaaactaTCCCTTACAAAGAATTTCCAAGTATTGCTACAATCATTTCATTCAAATGCAGTGTCTCTTGAAAGAATTGTCTGATTACTAATCCTAATTTATTCAAACACTCTTAAATAAGTTTGTCCAGATGCAATTTAGGCCCTTGTACAATGTACATAATGGTGTAATATTATTCTATGACTATGAATCACACTACATAAATGAGGTAGAAGACAATCAAAACACAAGCGGCAATATTGAACATGACATGTACTGATGAAATAATATACGAGAGTCGAACGTGATAAGAAAAGACTATTCCCAGCTCCGATAGTGAGTAGGGTGATATTAATTTTGGGTGACAAATAgattattttcctcaaaaacatGGCTAGAAGCCTCCAGATTCAACCTGCATCACTAGTAAATTTCTAAGCTGGCCAGGAAAAAGATGTGCAcactgacacacacacacacacacacagttgTCTTGGGACCTAGATAACATTATCCTATAGCTCACTTTCTCTAACATGGCCTTTACTTAGTTTAATTCATCATTGCAGAAGAGCGATTTTTAGAGCAAAGAAGGCTGCACCAATGTTAAAGGAGGGGGGGCAAATTAGCCCTTTTTTGTACTTGAAAACTATGAGTTAGAAAACAAGTCTAAAGTCTTTTGCTTTAAGCAAACATATGCAAAAGTGGGTTGTATTAATTAAGTAGCAAACACTCTGGCACTGCCAGTTTTTGCTGCATTAAAGCAAAAGTTTTTGTTAGTTCATATATTAGCATTGTCTGAATTCTTGTATAGTTGTTGGTGTAGTTCATATTTCAGTTGCCTTTAGTTTAGAAATGTATTGCTTCATTAGCAGAGTGAAGCTAATATAAGATATGGGAAATCAAAACACTTCAGGGCTACAAGGTATGTGTGATCAATTTTTCTTGATGTGGAAAAACTGTGTTTCTTGTTCTTGATTGGTTCGTTtctttgaagacgaggaggCCAAGAACGAGGCGCCAGATAACGGGCAAGGAGTTAGTCCACCTCATGCAGTGACAGTACAGAAGCTGAGTGTGGTTCAAGAAACTGTAGCAGAAGCTGAGGGTGACAAAATTCCTCCTGTTGAAATAAAAGATAAGGGTTAGTGAAATCAAGATTTTGCTTTCATTTATGATTTTCTGCTACAATTTTTAGATGTCATAATCTTTAGCAGATATTGAGGATCACAACGGGTCTTTTGAGGGTTGTGATGCCGTGATGGATATCAGCAGCAACGGCTCGGATTTGGGGGAAGGAATGTCCAAGTTGAGTGATGAACAAGACCAACCATGCACCTTGACAGGTTTCTTCCATTTTGCACTAAAAGCTTTCAAAAAACAAATCATAAATTTTGCATAGTTAGATAGTAATGTCAGTTGATTTGAAATGGATGGTCCAAATCAAACTGTATATAACACTACTTCAGATATTGAAGAAGAGGAGATTGTGTTGATGGATGAGGATTTAGAGGTTGATGATCATGATGCAAAGGAGAAGGACAAAGACTCGGTTTTGGCTGATGCGCCTTCTGTTGAAGGTGTGTTTTCCGAAGCATGTATGCATGAGGAAGAGCTTGGGAGAGACGATGAGCCTCTTCTAGAAGAGCAGAGTGATTCCCTCAACACTGTCGATGAAGCTGCAAGAACTAGTTTGCCAGACTCATCTACATCACAAAATGAGCACGAAAACGAGTGTTCTGCTCTTGATCATGAAGAGAAACAGATGATCCATGAATTAGGCAACGGTGATGATGAGCCGTCTGATCAAGAAAATGACCAGTTCTTGACCAGATGCAGCAGTGATCCAACAGAAGTGATCAAGGTTGGATTTGAGGAAAACGTAGACCATCTACTCGAAGATGTAGAGAAACAACAAGACAGTGAGCCAACTGATCAAGAAAAAGACCAGTTCTTGACCAGATGCAGCAGTGATCCAACAGAAGTGATCAAGGCCGAATTTGAGATAAACGGAGACCATCTACTTGAAGATGCAGAGAAACAACAAGAGAATGAGCCAACTAATCAAAATGTGATTGAAGAAGCCATTCATTTGGAGAGTGATACATCTGCTACAGAAGATGTCTATGAAACTGAGAGTGAAGCCACTGATAAATGTGTGATAGAGCTGAAATCTTCAACAGAAATCGACACACAACGCCTTTCTAATGAAGCAGCAGAGGCTGAAACTCCACCGGCCTCAGATGAAACCGAACCAAATCCAAGCTGTGTAGGGGCTCAAGTTGAGCTCAGAAAATCTCCAAGCTTTGATTTTGGCATATCATTCGACACGAGGTCTGAAGAATCTGATCAAACTCCTCTGCTGTATCAGGACAAGACAGCAAGGAGAAGCCTCTTCAGCTGCTCAAATCTGAGGTTTCCAAACACGGAATATGTGGGGAAGCCATTGCAGTTCCAAGCTGTCCAACTGGAGGAGAAGACTATCCGAATGGAACGAAGCAACTCTGAAAACGCGCAAAAATCAGTAAACAACACGCAAGAAAAGGCCAATGCTGTCAAAGAAGATGCACACACAAATGGCTCAAAGGCCTCTCCATCAAGAGATGAAGCTGCAGTGTCACCGAAGGGAAACAGGAGGCGAAAGGCGAGATCCTCCCTCTTCACTACCTGCATCTGCTGCACTGCAGCCATCAGCTGAGTTGCTGAAAACTGATACTTACACAAAATTTCTTTGCTtggttctttttctttctttcttttttcggTTCTGTCTCTTCTTCTAGTTTTTTAAGGTCTTGAGAGGAAAAACAGCCATCATCTCCGCCTGAtttcacttttcttttattttgagtTGGTTTTCAAGTTTGGAGAGATTCTTTCATGGATTGGAGAAAAACAAACATATGGTTTGCAGTTTCCCATGATTGTAACATGTATTATCTTTTGTAACATTGTCTGAAGATTCTTGTTCATTTGAACTAAAATTTGAAAGAATACAATCAACAAAATCTGAAATTTCTTGCATCAGGATTGACTAATTGATCCTAAGTTTTGCACAACAATGTAATaaatggaataaaaaaaataaacttgaGATATATCTATCCAATGGccatcatcatcttcacaaaCTCATCATAATCAACCTGTCCATCACCATCCAAATCAGCCTCTCTTATCATCTGTTCCACCTCTTCATCTGTCAACTTCTCACCAAGATTGATCATCACATGCCGAAGCTGCAGAGATCGAAAGTATTAGGTTCAAGAAAATCCTCATAAAATATTGGTATTCAAAACTTTGAAAATTGGAACCTTTTTTTTGCATGAAATGTGTTTAAAGAGAAGCCATTCAAAGAACTAGTTGACTTATGATAGATCTATttcaaatagtagtaatatttttatataatttctcttcctttttatatttaatttaattttgtcagACCACAGTACATAAGGTACAgataaaagtacaataaatgTAAAGAATGAGAGTTGTTAGCTGTCAGATTAAAGACTATATCTTGAATCAAAATATatactcacaaaaatgaaaTACAACAACTACTCCTATATCATTagagaaaattgaaattaattacaaaatataCCTCAGTAGCTGAGATGTAACCATTTTGATCTGTATCGAACACCTTGAAAGCTTCTTTAAGCTCTTCCTCTGCATCAGTTTCCTGATTAAAAACAGCACACACACAGTGTTAAAAACCAAAGTGAAAAGAAGAAAAGTTGATAATGAAAGACTGAGTTAACTAACCTTCATTTTGTTGGCCATGAGGTTCAAGAACTCAGCAAATTCAATGGTGCCGTTGCCATCAATATCGACCTCGTTGATCATGTCGTGGAGCTCTTCCTCGGTGGGATTTTGATCTAGAGACCTGATCACTGTGCCCAATTCTTCAATGGTTATGCAACCTGCACTTTCATCAATCAACAACATTATACATTgataaaaacaagaaaatgaagTAGAAATTAACACACCATCTCCATCTTTGTCAAACAGGCTGAAGGCTTCCTGCAATTCAACAATTTGCTCTGCATTCAGTATATCAGCCATGATGCTTCTTTCTTAGGAAAAAAAGAGAATGAGAGAGTTGAGTATAGCACAAGGCTTGGGGTGGTACATATAGACTTTGATATTGGACAGCAAGGACTAGGAAATGCATTGAATTCTAGTTAGAAATTACtcagaaatattttttttaaatcaaagaaaattgTGGAGTCAAGGAAGGCTATGAGTCTTGAATAATAAAACTACTAATATTAATCATGAGCGTATCATATCTATAACACTATTTTTGTCTAGGTTGCACATCTAATCACGTCTTATGTaaattcaaacaaaaataaaaataaaaaattaaatacgaagttatgtaaaataattttatttgtggaGATAGGTTAAGAAGAATGTGTATTCTGATTGACACTATGATGGTTTGACTTTGCATCTCAATGGGAAAAAGTGTGAATGCACAACAACTGTGTGTATAAATGACTGGGTCTAAATACTTAGCCATGGAAGCATCAATATATTTCGGTGCAGATCATATAAGTGCTTGAATTTTTATTCTTAGTTATactcaaattcaaaatatgtttGCAAATTTTGGAAATTACTAATAAGCAAATTCATATCAATAAAGTGGGGAGATGGCAATGTATTCGGACCACCAAATTTGTATGGAATAGTCCGAGTGAAGTGCGCCAACTTCACTTGAAATTCAAACAccatattttattgaaaaaagaaataatggtACATTCTcatttattattgttattactaAAATTACAGCTGTTTGGTTTAATGTAAAGGGGACAATCCGAGTTTGAAATTGAATAGGCCTTAAACTATAGATAGAGGAGATGTATCATATTAattgagagagggagagagggaggtgGGCTTGTAGTTGTAGCTTTCGTGAGTTTGCAATATTTCatactactactccctccgtcccggactactcgcacatttccttttcggcacggagattaaggaatgggtgttgatggagtacgtactaaacaagcccaacagcagtaaagcccaagacagagtatcagttcggcatgactaaagagtatcagtccggcgtgactaaagagttcggccccagcctacagctcggtgaaagccaactcatcaagctctgctctcaggtcggcatcaagctctactctcagatcggcaaaagctgctcggcaataattcagcagttcggtctcagtattcgaccgaactaggagatagtggactcatgcaagatttccacctccactacaccgacgatctatttagtggtgtcaagcagtcattaactcatgcaggatagtggacccatgcaaggtcgccacgatctccacgacatccactacctaataaatgctgcatgccacgatcttagttcactgtataaatagaacctaggtcagatagataaggtcttctgcttcttcttttaaactctaaaaaagctctctagagagaatatcata
This sequence is a window from Salvia splendens isolate huo1 chromosome 5, SspV2, whole genome shotgun sequence. Protein-coding genes within it:
- the LOC121804356 gene encoding ATP sulfurylase 1, chloroplastic-like is translated as MAAMASLHLKTSPHSISKLPNPYSPAAAAASVALPIRRLRGATRISASLIDPDGGRLVELFVPESEKGSKLKAANELPRITLSEINLQWVHVLSEGWASPLKGFMREAEFLQTLHFNAIRLENGSVVNMSVPIVLAIDDAQKSRVGSSASVALVDDRDNVVAVLSNIEIYKHNKEERIARTWGTTAPGLPYVDEAITHAGNWLVGGDLEVINPVKYEDGLDRFRLSPAQLRDEFERRNADAVFAFQLRNPVHNGHALLMTDTRRRLLEMGYKNPVLLLHPLGGYTKADDVPLSWRMKQHEKVLEDGVLDPETTVVSIFPSPMHYAGPTEVQWHAKARINAGANFYIVGRDPAGMGHPLEKRDLYDADHGKKVLSMAPGLERLNILPFKVAAYDKTQNKMAFFDPTRAQDFVFISGTKMRTLAKNKESPPDGFMCPGGWKVLVDYYDSLSLSDNGRVPEPIPA
- the LOC121804355 gene encoding uncharacterized protein LOC121804355, which gives rise to MGNQNTSGLQDEEAKNEAPDNGQGVSPPHAVTVQKLSVVQETVAEAEGDKIPPVEIKDKDIEDHNGSFEGCDAVMDISSNGSDLGEGMSKLSDEQDQPCTLTDIEEEEIVLMDEDLEVDDHDAKEKDKDSVLADAPSVEGVFSEACMHEEELGRDDEPLLEEQSDSLNTVDEAARTSLPDSSTSQNEHENECSALDHEEKQMIHELGNGDDEPSDQENDQFLTRCSSDPTEVIKVGFEENVDHLLEDVEKQQDSEPTDQEKDQFLTRCSSDPTEVIKAEFEINGDHLLEDAEKQQENEPTNQNVIEEAIHLESDTSATEDVYETESEATDKCVIELKSSTEIDTQRLSNEAAEAETPPASDETEPNPSCVGAQVELRKSPSFDFGISFDTRSEESDQTPLLYQDKTARRSLFSCSNLRFPNTEYVGKPLQFQAVQLEEKTIRMERSNSENAQKSVNNTQEKANAVKEDAHTNGSKASPSRDEAAVSPKGNRRRKARSSLFTTCICCTAAIS
- the LOC121804357 gene encoding calmodulin-3-like isoform X3, producing MADILNAEQIVELQEAFSLFDKDGDELGTVIRSLDQNPTEEELHDMINEVDIDGNGTIEFAEFLNLMANKMKETDAEEELKEAFKVFDTDQNGYISATELRHVMINLGEKLTDEEVEQMIREADLDGDGQVDYDEFVKMMMAIG
- the LOC121804357 gene encoding calmodulin-2/4-like isoform X2; this translates as MADILNAEQIVELQEAFSLFDKDGDGCITIEELGTVIRSLDQNPTEEELHDMINEVDIDGNGTIEFAEFLNLMANKMKETDAEEELKEAFKVFDTDQNGYISATELRHVMINLGEKLTDEEVEQMIREADLDGDGQVDYDEFVKMMMAIG
- the LOC121804357 gene encoding calmodulin-2/4-like isoform X1; translated protein: MADILNAEQIVELQEAFSLFDKDGDGVLISTSFSCFYQCIMLLIDESAGCITIEELGTVIRSLDQNPTEEELHDMINEVDIDGNGTIEFAEFLNLMANKMKETDAEEELKEAFKVFDTDQNGYISATELRHVMINLGEKLTDEEVEQMIREADLDGDGQVDYDEFVKMMMAIG